A genomic region of Daphnia carinata strain CSIRO-1 chromosome 5, CSIRO_AGI_Dcar_HiC_V3, whole genome shotgun sequence contains the following coding sequences:
- the LOC130696532 gene encoding endocuticle structural glycoprotein SgAbd-3-like, producing MKLFFVVAFLAVVAAVPSSYKPEYKDSSYPASNYPAPKYPAPAYPTPSYNKDNKYFDITITSQSDERNLDGSSQWSYAQSDYTTREQSQVQKKIQGVTYDSYGKESYGEVLGNTNKGSSYWVSPEGQKFTLTWTADDAGFQPKGDHLPIAPVHVYELPVAPVHIPFNGKGYKVY from the exons ATGAAGCTG TTCTTTGTCGTCGcatttttggctgttgttgcagccgttccatccagctacaagccaGAATACAAAGATTCCAGCTATCCTGCCTCAAACTACCCGGCACCAAAgtaccccgcaccagcctatCCTACCCCCAGCTataacaaggataacaaatactttgatatcaccatcaccagccaatctgacgagcgcaacctcgatggcagcagccaatggag CTATGCTcagtctgactacacaacTCGGGAACAGTCTCAGGTCCAGAAGAAAATacaaggagtcacctacgactcttatggaaaagaatcgtacggtgaagtcctaggCAACACTAACAAGGGGTCgtcttactgggtttctcctgaaggACAGAAATTCACCTTGACGTGGACTgctgatgatgctggattccaacccaaaggtgatcacttgcccattgctcccgtccacgtctacgagctcccagttgctcctgTCCACATCCCTTTCAACGGGAAAGGCTACAAGGTCTATTAG